In the genome of Streptomyces sp. 846.5, the window CCGCCGGCTCGGCGGCGAATGCCTCGGGGACGTACCCCTCGATGGCGAGGATGCGGTGCAGCCGGGTCGCCACCAGCAGCCGCTGCAACTGCGCAGGCACCCCGCGCAGCACCAGGCGGCGACCGCCGCGGCCGGCCCTGCGGTGGGTGCCCATGATCACGCCGAGCCCGGTGGCGTCCCAGGACTCCAGCCGGGAGAGGTCCAGCACCAGATCCCCGCACCCGTAGTCGACGGCCTGGTGCAGCACCGAGCGGGCG includes:
- a CDS encoding STAS domain-containing protein codes for the protein MRIRGDHALLAIEGRLDVRSAADARSVLHQAVDYGCGDLVLDLSRLESWDATGLGVIMGTHRRAGRGGRRLVLRGVPAQLQRLLVATRLHRILAIEGYVPEAFAAEPAVSSVQ